One genomic segment of Ctenopharyngodon idella isolate HZGC_01 chromosome 7, HZGC01, whole genome shotgun sequence includes these proteins:
- the ponzr6 gene encoding plac8 onzin related protein 6: MMMAHSAVSVQPAMVVTTDNLRLNQWSSGVCDCCEDMGICCCGFWCTYCLMCKTSEDFGECLCLPLLEICFGGMLHPITLAMRSSMRERYHIKGSIQDDCCVVTCCPVCVWCQMARELKARRHSLVVINPTINPVHQQPQAFNQPTQAVNMGYQPPDAINPAY, from the exons ATGATGATGGCACATTCAGCTGTAAGTGTCCAGCCAGCCATGGTTGTTACCACTGATAACTTGAGGCTAAACCAGTGGAGCAGCGGAGTGTGTGACTGCTGCGAAGACATGGGCATTT GTTGCTGTGGTTTCTGGTGTACATACTGCCTCATGTGTAAGACCAGTGAGGATTTTGGAGAGTGTCTCTGTCTCCCCTTGCTGGAGATATGCTTTGGAGGCATGTTGCACCCTATTACACTGGCCATGAGGAGCAGTATGAGAGAGAGGTACCACATTAAG GGTTCGATACAAGATGACTGCTGTGTGGTGACCTGTTGCCCTGTATGCGTCTGGTGTCAGATGGCGAGAGAGCTGAAGGCTCGACGGCACTCCCTAGTGGTCATTAACCCAACCATCAACCCAGTTCACCAGCAGCCACAAGCTTTTAACCAGCCAACTCAAGCCGTGAATATGGGCTACCAGCCTCCGGACGCCATCAATCCTGCATACTAA